A region of the Candidatus Methylomirabilis oxygeniifera genome:
TACCGGCGTCCTCTTCCCGCAGATCCTCGGTGTTGTCCTCCATCTTGTCCATGAAGACTTCACCCCTGCGGGAACAATTAACCTTCCGCGCCGACGTCAGCGACGCGGCAAGCGTCCCATCGAAGCCACCGTCCGCCGAAGGCTCCACCCGGTGACAGTGCGGGCCTATACACGCTTCCAGCATGCGCGTAGCCCCTTCCGTAAGGTGGGTGCCCCTTCAAAGACCGCTTTCGTGTGTCCTGACGAGTGGCGAACCCCAGAATGGATGCGTCAGGTCTTCCCGTCCCGATTGTGCGCCTTTCTCAACGCGTGTGACGCCCCCACAAAGCCCTTCAGCCCACGGCACCCCTTGAGGCAGCTCATGCGCTACGGCGCCGTGACGGCCGTCTTACGTGGCATCCCACCGTTTATCATTGATACCGCCATTGGGAATGTTCTCACGAGACTCGTCACCCCCAACAGCTACCGACGTATCTTTGAGAACAAGCCACCGGCATGGATTCTCAACGCAGCCAAGGCCCCTGGCCCCGCTCGCCGTGGGCGAATCTCCGCTCGGACACGTATTCAGGGCACGGGCCTTGAACTCTTCGAGAAGCTTGAGGCGCTCCGCTCTCGCCTGCGCCACAGTGAGGACAGTCGGAAAGCGCGGGATGCGTTTATTGATGAGATCACATCCCTCATTGGATCCACTCCATTCCAGCCGATTCCAGGCCCGCTGACCCAAAAGGCGATCTTTGAAGCGAACGCCAGGATGTTCGGAGGCTTCATCGCGTTTCTTCTCCGAAGCAAAATTAAGATCAGTTCGGTGCTCACCCGGACCTCGGCCATCGCCGCCGCCTTCCCCGATCTCTTCGGCTCCAAGACTCTGTGGGCTTGGTCGGCCAGCGATTATACGAAGGCGTTACATTTCGGGATGGAGGAGCACGAAACTGATCACTTTCGCATCGCACTGAAGTGGCTCGTAGCTTTCCTGCATGACTTAGGGATTTCTACCCCGCGGATCTCCTGGTGCGATGACAATCTGCAGGAACCGCTCATCGTCACGCCTGCTCCGTTGGTGGGATTTAATGACTTCGACCGGGCCTTCGACACCTGCTTCATGCTCGACACCATCCCCGACGAACTGCGAGAGCTTCTTCAGATCATGCTCATCTTGGGTTTCTGGGTCGGCCTCCGCGCCAAAGAGGCATCCCTCCTGACTCTCCGCCATTACCATCCACATCCATTCCATCTGATTGAAGTGCGACACTCTAAGTTCCCGACCAGCACCAGGGATATGTACCTCCAATACATCGTCGCGCTGCCGTACCTCATGCGCCTCAACGCGTGGTACGCCAAACGTCTGGACGAGGCGAACGGCAATCTCGATGCGCCCCTTTTGGGAACCGGCCGGAAGATGCGCTCTGCCTCCAAGAATCCGTTAGGCTTTTATGATTCCAGCTACCTCTCGGGACTGGCCGGCCTCGTCCTCCGATGCTCCATCGGCGAGCCGATATCGTTTCATGGCCTGCGTCATGCATTTGCGTCCTGGCTCCTCTTACGACTCCTCGCGACGGATCGTCGGATCACTGTCAAGCGCTCAATATACCCATGGGCGTCGCCGCTCGCATTTTCATCGGAGGCCTACGATTGCCTACGGCCGCTGCTGCATGGATTCGGTACGCCAAAACCCGGCCAATCGGAATGCTCACACATCCTCATGGCGCTCTGCCGGTTGGTCGGTCATGCCAATCCGACGACAACGCTGGAAGAGTACTGTCACACCGTTGACGTGGCCCACGCGCTCATCGAGAGCCACTTGAGGGGTCGCGGTTGATCTTCGCCAGCCATCCTCTGGCATCTTGGGAGAGCGGTTGGGTAACGGCAACATGAGCCGCCAGCACTTGCCCTGTCGTCTCCATCACGACAGTGAAGAAGTTTCTTGCGAACTGCTGAAGAACACCATAGAATCCGCCCTAGACTCTATCCGAACACTCCCCTGTTCACACGAGGGACGTAAGGCTGGTGATCTTGCCCGACATCGCGTAAGATTGCCTTATCTCGTTCGCACGATGAAGGGTAGGTCGAGATAACGATGCCGGATACTGGGAGTACAGGTCATCGACAGCGGTTGCGGGATCGCTTCGCGAGTGGCGATCAAAGCTTTCGCTCAGAGGGATCCCTGCTTGAGCTTCTGCTGACCTATACGATTCCGCAAAAGGACGTACGGCCGCTCGCCAAGCACCTGCTCTCGGAATATGGCAGCCTCTCCTCCCTGCGGGCTACGCTCCATTGCAGCGCCGAACAGACCCGGCATCGCTACGCTCACGACTTCCTACACACGAACCTGATGGCCAAACATTCTCTCGGGGAGATTTGGGAATGAATGACAACAGAGAAAAAGCAGCACCCCGCACCACTACTGAAACCATAGTGCGACGAATAGCCGACATGCAAGAGGAGCTGCGGGAGCGGTTTACCGTAATCCGCATCGGTGTCTTTGGATCTTTCGCCAGAGGGAGTCAAACTCCGGCAAGCGATGTGGATATCATCGTGGAGTTGGCCGAACCGACCTTCGATCACTACATGGATCTCAAATTCAGATTGGAAGATGTCCTGGGCCGCCCGGTAGACTTAGTGATCGCGGACACCGTAAAACCTCGCCTGAAACCGATTATTGCGCAAGCAGTGGTCTATGCCTAGAGATTTTCGTCTTTATCTGGATGACATCCTGGAAGCGATATCTCAGATCAGAGCATACACCGAATCCATGGATTATGACGCATTCATGCGGGACCGTAAGACGCAGGATGCCGTAGTGCGCAACCTCGAGGTCATCGGCGAGGCGGCCGGATGTCTGCCGGAATCTATCCAGACAGGCGCTGGAGATATTGAATGGCGGAAAATCGTGGGGATGCGCAATATCCTGGCGCATGAGTATTTTGGTGTGAGCCTTCCCATAGTCTGGGATATCGTGCAAAACAAGTTGAGCCCGCTCGATGCTGCCTGCCGAAAACTGCTTGAGAGTGATTCGACCCCTTCAAAGGAACAGGAATAAAGCTATCGGGCGTCAGAAAGGGTATTCCGATCGCGAAACCCAGCGAACACCGCAGACAGAAGGCGCTCGCACGGCAGAAAGCCAAGCGGAAGCACGCAAAGGGAACGGAAAGGGCCTCGTGCCGGCCTCGCACGCTCCAATCGATCAGTGCAAGATCCCGACGCGTCTGTTCGAACTCGGCATTGGAAATGTCGTGATCTCACGCCGACACCCCTCTGGTCAGATCAGCCTGGCGATCTTTCTCCTAGACGTGTATTGCCTGGGCGTCAAGGATGTGTTCCATCGTCTAGTTGATCCGAGTCAATACGCGAACATCATGGCAGGGTTGGCACGCGACAGTCCGCTTGAAGACATCGATCTCACGTGCGCGCGGAAACTGATCGAGGGGGCCGTCGAGTATGCGCGGCAATTTCAGTTGACACCCCACCCGGATTACAAGACGGCCCGGACGATCCTCGGCGAGGTCGATGCCGCAGCCTGTCCGCGTGACTTTGAGTATGGTCGTGACGGTAAGCCGTTCTATGTGGCAGGACCGAATGACTCTCCCGCGACGTCTCGTCGCATCCTCTCTCTCCTGGAACAGCAGTGCGGGCCTGACGGCTTCCACTACATGATCCCGACTGATCTGTCGCCTGAAGGCGTATGAACCAGGAACACGCACATAGTATCCTC
Encoded here:
- a CDS encoding protein of unknown function (Evidence 5 : No homology to any previously reported sequences): MRYGAVTAVLRGIPPFIIDTAIGNVLTRLVTPNSYRRIFENKPPAWILNAAKAPGPARRGRISARTRIQGTGLELFEKLEALRSRLRHSEDSRKARDAFIDEITSLIGSTPFQPIPGPLTQKAIFEANARMFGGFIAFLLRSKIKISSVLTRTSAIAAAFPDLFGSKTLWAWSASDYTKALHFGMEEHETDHFRIALKWLVAFLHDLGISTPRISWCDDNLQEPLIVTPAPLVGFNDFDRAFDTCFMLDTIPDELRELLQIMLILGFWVGLRAKEASLLTLRHYHPHPFHLIEVRHSKFPTSTRDMYLQYIVALPYLMRLNAWYAKRLDEANGNLDAPLLGTGRKMRSASKNPLGFYDSSYLSGLAGLVLRCSIGEPISFHGLRHAFASWLLLRLLATDRRITVKRSIYPWASPLAFSSEAYDCLRPLLHGFGTPKPGQSECSHILMALCRLVGHANPTTTLEEYCHTVDVAHALIESHLRGRG
- a CDS encoding protein of unknown function (Evidence 5 : No homology to any previously reported sequences) → MMETTGQVLAAHVAVTQPLSQDARGWLAKINRDPSSGSR
- a CDS encoding protein of unknown function (Evidence 5 : No homology to any previously reported sequences), translated to MPDTGSTGHRQRLRDRFASGDQSFRSEGSLLELLLTYTIPQKDVRPLAKHLLSEYGSLSSLRATLHCSAEQTRHRYAHDFLHTNLMAKHSLGEIWE
- a CDS encoding conserved protein of unknown function (Evidence 4 : Homologs of previously reported genes of unknown function), whose amino-acid sequence is MQEELRERFTVIRIGVFGSFARGSQTPASDVDIIVELAEPTFDHYMDLKFRLEDVLGRPVDLVIADTVKPRLKPIIAQAVVYA
- a CDS encoding conserved protein of unknown function (Evidence 4 : Homologs of previously reported genes of unknown function), coding for MPRDFRLYLDDILEAISQIRAYTESMDYDAFMRDRKTQDAVVRNLEVIGEAAGCLPESIQTGAGDIEWRKIVGMRNILAHEYFGVSLPIVWDIVQNKLSPLDAACRKLLESDSTPSKEQE
- a CDS encoding protein of unknown function (Evidence 5 : No homology to any previously reported sequences); this encodes MIRPLQRNRNKAIGRQKGYSDRETQRTPQTEGARTAESQAEARKGNGKGLVPASHAPIDQCKIPTRLFELGIGNVVISRRHPSGQISLAIFLLDVYCLGVKDVFHRLVDPSQYANIMAGLARDSPLEDIDLTCARKLIEGAVEYARQFQLTPHPDYKTARTILGEVDAAACPRDFEYGRDGKPFYVAGPNDSPATSRRILSLLEQQCGPDGFHYMIPTDLSPEGV